In one Vanessa tameamea isolate UH-Manoa-2023 chromosome 12, ilVanTame1 primary haplotype, whole genome shotgun sequence genomic region, the following are encoded:
- the Vacht gene encoding vesicular acetylcholine transporter: MAEGPQTIWQKIDSSAIPVVNLEVKEVREIVWEKIKEPTSQRKIILVIVSIALLLDNMLYMVIVPIIPDYLRYIGAWGEAGYDHVVTLAPYKEGNRTIIPTKIIPASHEGQDSATGVLFASKAIVQLMINPFSGALIDRIGYDIPMMIGLIIMFLSTSIFACGRSYSMLFFARSLQGVGSAFADTSGLAMIADRFTEENERSKALGIALAFISFGCLVAPPFGGALYQFAGKEVPFLILALISLMDGFMLLLVMKPLKTQMKEASQPKPASTPIWKLLMDPYIAVCAGALMMSNVALAFLEPTISLWMEDNLTKDNWKIGMIWLPAFFPHVLGVVITVKMAKKYPQQQWLMAAGGLALEGLCCFIIPFANSYKMLMIPICGICFGIALIDTALLPTLGYLVDVRYSSVYGSIYAIADISYSFAYAVGPIIAGEVVEAIGFTALNLFIAFSNLLYAPVLMYLRHIYDFKPFENEANILMADPPDKEYQTYSMQDQRPVNGEFKNHLEYTSVPGEGDSMQESNVDQSRYDYQEGYQNYSQGYEQQGFQQEAYSQPRQLPAQPQPTPSNPFRAPGTAPAPAPAPAPTPAPAPTPNPIRNPFRQGF; the protein is encoded by the coding sequence atgGCGGAGGGTCCGCAAACAATATGGCAGAAAATCGACAGTTCCGCGATTCCCGTCGTGAACCTCGAGGTGAAAGAGGTACGCGAAATAGTATGGGAGAAGATAAAGGAACCTACCTCTCAGAGAAAGATCATTCTAGTTATAGTATCCATAGCCCTTCTACTAGACAACATGCTTTACATGGTTATTGTGCCGATTATACCAGATTACTTACGTTACATCGGTGCGTGGGGCGAGGCGGGATACGACCATGTCGTAACTCTAGCTCCTTACAAGGAAGGCAATAGGACCATAATACCGACAAAGATCATCCCAGCCTCACACGAAGGGCAGGATTCCGCGACAGGAGTTCTCTTCGCTTCAAAGGCGATAGTGCAGTTGATGATAAATCCATTTTCCGGTGCCTTAATCGACCGAATAGGATATGACATTCCCATGATGATTGGGCTCATCATAATGTTTCTGTCAACGTCGATATTCGCATGCGGACGGAGTTACAGCATGCTATTCTTTGCGAGAAGCCTTCAAGGAGTTGGTTCCGCTTTTGCTGACACTTCTGGATTGGCAATGATAGCTGACAGGTTCACCGAGGAAAACGAACGATCAAAAGCGCTCGGTATCGCCTTAGCATTTATCAGTTTTGGATGTCTCGTCGCACCGCCGTTTGGTGGAGCATTATACCAATTTGCAGGAAAAGAAGTACCCTTCCTTATTCTTGCGTTAATATCACTTATGGACGGATTCATGCTGCTACTTGTAATGAAACCGTTAAAAACTCAAATGAAGGAAGCTTCACAGCCAAAACCTGCTAGTACACCTATTTGGAAACTTCTAATGGATCCTTACATAGCTGTGTGTGCTGGGGCCCTCATGATGTCTAACGTTGCTTTAGCGTTTTTGGAACCAACGATCTCTCTTTGGATGGAAGATAACCTGACAAAGGATAATTGGAAGATTGGTATGATTTGGTTACCAGCGTTCTTCCCCCACGTTCTCGGCGTAGTGATAACTGTGAAAATGGCGAAAAAATATCCACAGCAACAATGGTTAATGGCTGCTGGAGGCTTAGCTTTGGAAGGATTATGTTGTTTCATTATTCCGTTTGCAAACTCGTATAAGATGCTGATGATACCAATATGCGGTATCTGCTTCGGTATAGCCCTCATCGACACGGCCTTATTACCTACTCTGGGCTATCTCGTAGATGTTCGATATTCGTCTGTTTATGGAAGTATCTATGCCATTGCCGATATATCATATTCCTTTGCCTACGCGGTCGGACCCATCATAGCTGGAGAAGTGGTCGAAGCAATAGGATTCACCGCACTGAATCTTTTTATAGCATTCAGTAATCTTCTTTATGCTCCTGTTCTGATGTATCTCCGGCATATTTATGATTTCAAGCCGTTCGAGAACGAAGCGAATATTCTGATGGCTGATCCGCCTGATAAGGAATATCAAACTTATAGCATGCAAGATCAGAGACCGGTAAACGGTGAATTCAAAAATCACTTAGAGTATACCAGCGTGCCGGGCGAGGGCGACTCCATGCAAGAGTCCAACGTCGACCAATCGAGGTATGACTATCAAGAAGGTTATCAAAATTATTCGCAAGGCTATGAACAGCAAGGCTTTCAGCAAGAAGCATATAGTCAGCCACGACAGTTGCCAGCGCAACCGCAGCCAACTCCGAGCAATCCATTCAGGGCTCCAGGAACGGCACCTGCACCAGCTCCAGCTCCAGCACCTACGCCTGCACCTGCCCCAACACCGAATCCGATCAGGAACCCCTTCCGACAAGGCTTCTAG